The DNA sequence TTGACTTGAGACCAATATGTCTGACATCAGCAGAACTCCTTGTTCTTGTTTTTAATGCGATTTTTGCTACTTGCCTTGCCTTTGAAAGTTCCAGCTCAAAATTGCGATGATGCCTAATCTTGTATGTTAATATAATTTTCCTCTTTTCCATCTTTTGATAGCCACCAATTACAAATATATGTCACTAATATATGGCTATTTTGGTGACAATTAAATATTGTTCGCTCTCATCCCACCACTAAAGATAGTGGGCTTTCCCGCTCACAATATCGTAAAATCGGAGGACTTGCAGGAAAGAGCAGAAAAGCTGAGGAACTTGCCGAAGCCCTGAAGAAAGCAGGGGTTCCTGTTAGATATACCGGCGATGTTATAAGGGATAAGTGGATGAAGCTATTCTACAACTCAGCATTGAATCCACTGTCGGCCATACTCAGAGTAAGATATGGCACACTGGGAGAAGTCAGGCAAACTGTAGAGCTGATGAACCATGTTATAATAGAGGCTTTTAAACCTTTTCTTCAGTAAGCTTTTACCAGCTACAGGAGAACATAAAAGCTCCATGCTTCAGGATATTGAAAAGGGAAGAAAGACAGAGATTGACTTTTTAAACGGTGCTATAGCAAGGCTCGGGAAAAAGCATGGTATAGATGTGCCTTATAATAATAGCCTTGTTGCACTGATTAAATTTCTGGAGTATAATTCTCATACCTCGGACAATCTGATTCTATCTCCAACAAGTTCTTTAAGGTCATCAAAAAACTCTGGATAGGATATGGCAACACTTTCAACATCCTCTATTACCGTTTCACCGCTGCTTACAAGACCAAGAATAGAAAGAGCCATCACCATTCTATGGTCATTGTAGCTCTTAACCCTGGCACCTCTCGGCTTTTCCTTCCCTTCAATCTCCAGTCCGTCTCTCCTCTCCACAACCCTACAGCCAAACCTGACTATCTCACTAGCGCAGGCATGTATTCTGTCGCTTTCCTTGTATCTTGCATGCTCAACATTGCGAATTATACTCTTTCCCCTTGCCACTGCAGCAAGAACAGCAACAGTTGGAAGCAAATCAGGAGTATCGCCAAGGTCAACCTCAATAGCTGAAAGCTTTCTCCCTTCAACAGCTATCATATTCTTCCCGATTTCAACCTCTGCACCCATCTCCTCGACAATACTTAAAATACGTCTATCGCCCTGAAGAGAATCAGAATGTAAATTCTCCACCTCTACTCTACCTCTGCTCATAGCAGCAAGAGCTATAAAATAGCTTGCCGAGGAGTAGTCACCCTCTATTTTGAATTCTCTTCCTTTATATCTGGAAGAAGAGACAATAAATTTCCTGTAGTTTATATTTTCAACCCCGGCACCATAGCTTTTCATCATCCCAAGGGTTATATCAATATAGGGCTGTGACTTCAAAGGTGTGGTTATCTCTATAATCACATCCTCTTCCGCATAAGGTGATATTATAAGAAGAGAGGAGATAAACTGAGAGCTCATATCACCTCTTATTCTAACCCTGCCATTATTTATCCTGCCCCCCTTACCATAAACCCTGACAGGAGGTCTTCCACCTGCCTGAAGAGTTTCAGAGTTAACACCAAGTTGAGCTAGAGCATCAAGAAGTGGCTGAATAGGCCTGCTCTGGAGTGATGCATCACCTATAAGAGTAACCTCGCCGTCAAGAGCAGAAACACCTGTTAACAGTCTCAGACTGGTGCCTGAATTCCCACAGTCTATAAGCCTAGGTGAGTTCAGCTTACCAGAAGTACCTCTGATTAAAACCTCATTTTTCTGCCTTTCAACTTCTGCTCCAAAGGCTTTCATAGCATTTAAAGTTACAAGGGTGTCATCTGACAGAAGAGGCTCAATTATTCTTGAGCTTCCATCAGCAAGACCTGAGATTACAAAAGCTCTGTGAGTATAGCTCTTCGAGGGAGGTGCCTTTACCCTTCCCTTCACACCTGCAGCTTCATATATTAATGCTCTCATATCAATCATCAATCCACTAATATTAAATATTATTGAGAGTTAATAACTTCTTGTATTAAAATATTTAGGGGTTAAAAGATGTTTTCAAGTCTCGAGGAGGAAATTGAACTTATCAAACGTCATGTGACAATCCTAAGGCTGGTTAAGGAGCTTCAGCCAGTCGG is a window from the archaeon BMS3Bbin15 genome containing:
- the panE gene encoding 2-dehydropantoate 2-reductase encodes the protein MLQDIEKGRKTEIDFLNGAIARLGKKHGIDVPYNNSLVALIKFLEYNSHTSDNLILSPTSSLRSSKNSG
- the aroA gene encoding 3-phosphoshikimate 1-carboxyvinyltransferase, which encodes MIDMRALIYEAAGVKGRVKAPPSKSYTHRAFVISGLADGSSRIIEPLLSDDTLVTLNAMKAFGAEVERQKNEVLIRGTSGKLNSPRLIDCGNSGTSLRLLTGVSALDGEVTLIGDASLQSRPIQPLLDALAQLGVNSETLQAGGRPPVRVYGKGGRINNGRVRIRGDMSSQFISSLLIISPYAEEDVIIEITTPLKSQPYIDITLGMMKSYGAGVENINYRKFIVSSSRYKGREFKIEGDYSSASYFIALAAMSRGRVEVENLHSDSLQGDRRILSIVEEMGAEVEIGKNMIAVEGRKLSAIEVDLGDTPDLLPTVAVLAAVARGKSIIRNVEHARYKESDRIHACASEIVRFGCRVVERRDGLEIEGKEKPRGARVKSYNDHRMVMALSILGLVSSGETVIEDVESVAISYPEFFDDLKELVGDRIRLSEV